One Cololabis saira isolate AMF1-May2022 chromosome 12, fColSai1.1, whole genome shotgun sequence DNA window includes the following coding sequences:
- the kcna10a gene encoding potassium voltage-gated channel subfamily A member 10 has product MEVALVNFESLEDIDGSLEDELDTYTDETTSLTVGMPPEHNSPDINYLLQAPQISSTPSHCSSVPSYVWDSTSSSPIPQTQRLGVPQSPTMPPPGRKMGSSCASIISNWKLLLNSEGVKESETIFSRLAKECCDDLFVDKRGLDDGDQKVIINIAGLRFETQLKTLDQFPETLLGDPLKRMDYFDPMRNEYFFDRNRPSFDGILYYYQSGGKIRRPANVPLDVFADEIIFYELGHEAMEQFREDEGFIKDVDIPLPDNEIYRQFWLLFEYPESSNAARAVALVSVLVIVISIIIFCMETLPEFRDDSDTAAPTAVQPFNQSKGYTSVSPPGAKAATFSDPFFFIETVCIVWFAFELCVRFMVCPSKSEFFYNIMNIIDIISIIPYFVTVITELVSTPQESSGQNMSLAILRIIRLVRVFRIFKLSRHSKGLQILGQTLKASMRELGLLIFFLFIGVILFSSAIYFAEVDEPNTQFVSIPDGFWWAVVTMTTVGYGDMCPITTGGKIVGTLCAIAGVLTIALPVPVIVSNFNYFYHRETEAEDKLPLTDALEEAMKAETNSKQSSSPSLNKANGILLSKST; this is encoded by the coding sequence ATGGAGGTGGCCCTGGTAAACTTTGAGAGTCTGGAGGACATTGATGGCAGTCTTGAAGATGAGCTGGACACCTACACCGATGAGACCACCTCTCTCACAGTAGGCATGCCCCCAGAGCACAACAGTCCAGACATCAACTATCTTCTGCAAGCCCCTCAAATATCCTCTACACCTTCCCACTGCAGCTCTGTGCCATCCTATGTTTGGGACTCCACCTCATCTTCTCCAATTCCACAAACACAGAGACTGGGAGTACCTCAGTCCCCAACAATGCCACCTCCAGGCAGAAAGATGGGCAGTAGCTGTGCCAGCATAATCTCTAACTGGAAATTGCTGTTGAACAGTGAGGGAGTTAAGGAAAGTGAGACAATATTTAGTCGACTTGCGAAGGAATGCTGTGACGATCTGTTTGTAGACAAACGAGGTCTGGATGATGGAGACCAAAAAGTCATTATCAACATTGCTGGCCTCCGTTTTGAGACACAGCTCAAAACATTGGACCAGTTTCCTGAAACACTTCTAGGAGACCCTTTGAAGAGGATGGACTACTTTGATCCAATGAGGAATGAGTACTTTTTTGATCGGAACCGACCAAGCTTTGATGGGATCTTGTATTACTATCAGTCTGGGGGGAAAATCAGAAGACCAGCTAATGTTCCCCTTGATGTCTTTGCGGATGAAATTATTTTCTATGAGCTTGGACATGAGGCCATGGAACAGTTCAGAGAAGATGAAGGCTTCATAAAAGATGTTGACATTCCACTACCTGataatgaaatatataggcaaTTTTGGTTGTTGTTTGAATATCCAGAGAGCTCTAATGCAGCACGAGCTGTAGCACTGGTTTCTGTCCTCGTCATTGTCATATCCATTATTATTTTCTGCATGGAAACACTGCCAGAATTCAGAGATGATTCTGACACAGCTGCACCCACAGCAGTACAACCTTTCAACCAATCCAAAGGCTACACTTCTGTTTCTCCACCTGGTGCAAAGGCCGCAACTTTCTCtgatccatttttttttattgaaacagtTTGCATTGTCTGGTTCGCCTTTGAGCTGTGTGTTCGCTTTATGGTCTGTCCTAGTAAAAGCGAGTTTTTCTACAATATCATGAACATCATTGACATCATATCCATCATCCCCTATTTTGTAACAGTAATTACAGAATTGGTCTCGACACCACAAGAGAGCTCAGGACAGAACATGTCTTTAGCCATTCTGCGTATTATCCGCCTCGTAAGGGTATTTCGTATATTCAAACTCTCACGTCACTCTAAGGGGCTTCAGATCTTGGGGCAGACTTTGAAGGCTAGCATGCGTGAGCTTGGTCTGCTTATCTTCTTCCTCTTTATTGGAGTAATCCTCTTTTCTAGTGCTATCTACTTTGCTGAGGTAGATGAGCCAAATACACAGTTTGTCAGTATACCTGATGGTTTCTGGTGGGCTGTGGTCACCATGACCACTGTAGGGTATGGCGACATGTGTCCCATAACCACAGGCGGTAAGATTGTAGGCACCTTGTGTGCCATCGCAGGTGTACTGACTATTGCTTTGCCTGTTCCTGTCATTGTTTCCAACTTCAACTATTTCTATCACAGAGAGACAGAAGCAGAAGACAAGCTTCCCTTGACAGATGCTCTTGAGGAAGCCATGAAGGCTGAGACAAATAGTAAACAGAGTAGCAGCCCTTCACTCAATAAAGCTAATGGCATCTTGTTAAGTAAGAGCACATAA